A single genomic interval of Schistocerca americana isolate TAMUIC-IGC-003095 chromosome 2, iqSchAmer2.1, whole genome shotgun sequence harbors:
- the LOC124593782 gene encoding glutamate receptor 2-like, whose protein sequence is MDTTHQTQAHYTRDKSANQSSSCLRFHSYVGPRTSARLDVCKYTLDVFRLLHLNSLPRLPTRSSLRCVLVAWCFFSQLLATSYSSTFTSVLTVQRYGPPIDSFRDLLQRGVFWGGHNQALQRQISVIDDPYIREFGARYREELTPQDKESRLREGHYAVFVKVINDYVTHTENLPADVRRSLRLMRETMAKYYISIALQKNSPYKSTLDRRMRFLHYSGLINYWMKHVIARLGHHYMRSFFADRADSQHEMPQKLSLQAVEGAFFIFTTGIIVAFLVFLSEITYEKFCYCLQRYPKRPRYLYNLE, encoded by the coding sequence ATGGATACTACACATCAGACTCAAGCTCATTATACGCGGGATAAGAGTGCTAACCAGAGTTCTTCCTGTTTACGTTTCCACAGCTACGTAGGACCTCGCACGAGCGCTCGTCTCGACGTCTGCAAGTACACGCTGGACGTGTTCCGGCTGCTGCACCTGAACTCCCTGCCGAGGTTGCCGACGCGGTCGTCGCTGCGCTGCGTGCTGGTGGCGTGGTGCTTCTTCAGCCAGCTGCTAGCCACGTCGTACTCCAGCACCTTCACCTCGGTGCTGACCGTCCAGCGCTACGGCCCCCCCATAGACTCCTTCCGGGACCTCCTGCAGAGGGGCGTGTTCTGGGGCGGGCACAACCAGGCGCTACAGCGCCAGATCTCCGTGATCGACGACCCTTACATAAGGGAGTTCGGAGCCCGCTACCGGGAGGAACTCACCCCACAGGATAAGGAATCCAGGCTCAGGGAAGGGCACTACGCCGTCTTCGTGAAGGTGATCAACGATTACGTCACACACACGGAGAATCTGCCAGCCGACGTTCGCCGCAGCCTGCGTTTGATGAGGGAAACTATGGCAAAGTACTACATTTCAATAGCCCTCCAAAAAAATTCTCCATACAAAAGCACATTGGATAGAAGAATGAGATTTCTTCACTACAGTGGCCTCATTAATTACTGGATGAAACACGTCATAGCTAGACTCGGTCACCACTACATGAGGTCATTTTTTGCTGATcgtgcagacagtcaacatgagaTGCCTCAGAAACTCTCTCTTCAAGCTGTCGAGGGAGCATTTTTCATATTTACAACTGGAATAATCGTAGCATTTCTTGTCTTTCTATCTGAAATCACTTACGAAAAATTTTGTTATTGTCTACAAAGATATCCAAAAAGACCACGCTACTTGTATAATTTGGAATAA